The following is a genomic window from Pseudomonas lurida.
TACCCGGATTTTGCCCGGCTGTACGGTGCACAGCTGCTGGGGGTGGACAATTGGTTGAGCCAACTGGGGGTGCGTCAACGTCAACGGCGCGGACTGGGGCTGGAGTTTCATCAGTTGCGCGAGTTTCGCGACGGCGACAGCCTGCGCCAGATCGACTGGAAGGCCACGGCCCGGCAACGCACGCCCATCGCCCGTGAATATCAGGATGAGCGCGACCAACAGATCGTCTTCATGCTGGATTGCGGCCGACGCATGCGCAGCCAGGATGACGAGCTGTCCCATTTTGACCACGCCCTCAATGCATGCCTGTTGCTCAGCTATGTAGCCTTGCGTGAAGGCGATGCCGTGGGGCTGTGCACCTTTGCCGGTGACCAGCCGCGCTATCTGGCGCCGGTCAAGGGCAGTAGTCAATTGAACCTGTTGCTCAACGCGGTCTACGACCTGGACACCACCCGTCGGACTGCCGATTACCAGGCTGCGGCAAGCCAACTGCTGGCTCGGCAAAAGCGGCGTGCATTGGTGGTTGTGGTGACTAACCTGCGGGATGAGGACGATGAGGCATTGCTGACGGCCGTCAAGCGTATCAGCCGCCAACACAGGGTGCTGGTGGCCAGCTTGCGCGAAGAAGTTCTCGATCAATTGCGCCAGGCTCCCGTGCAAACCTTGCCCGAAGCCTTGGCCTA
Proteins encoded in this region:
- a CDS encoding DUF58 domain-containing protein — encoded protein: MKPTRLLLHWLGALLGLGILLGTAAALQVKVPDTLHSVVWGLLLALLLLAMLDAVRLRRRPSPRAQRQMPGSLALGRWGEVRLVLEHDFPQPLTVQVFDHVPDGLTVENLPQSIDLRPGERSELGYRLRPLRRGHFTFSRCEIHLPSPMGLWSARRFIEVRDAIRVYPDFARLYGAQLLGVDNWLSQLGVRQRQRRGLGLEFHQLREFRDGDSLRQIDWKATARQRTPIAREYQDERDQQIVFMLDCGRRMRSQDDELSHFDHALNACLLLSYVALREGDAVGLCTFAGDQPRYLAPVKGSSQLNLLLNAVYDLDTTRRTADYQAAASQLLARQKRRALVVVVTNLRDEDDEALLTAVKRISRQHRVLVASLREEVLDQLRQAPVQTLPEALAYSGTVGYLNTRDELHERLSAQGLSVLDTLPSELGPALVTRYLGWKKAGAF